One Stigmatopora argus isolate UIUO_Sarg chromosome 12, RoL_Sarg_1.0, whole genome shotgun sequence genomic window carries:
- the LOC144085590 gene encoding protein ABHD8-like isoform X1 → MVIWSAVIWLTSKHLQKSEQQEVTMLTTITEGILCCLTGKAAQLVLPLESTEPSDGFEFVEVKPGRVLRVRHIVPERQLVVNDRTDTDGHGPKNDSSGVHCKRKITVYRNGQLVIENLGDVLHSEILQCQDGDLEPCSTVEVELADYKEIASSPDPNPVPPPVLPTSGEQKPAPPPRRRRRKPKRTVLIDSNRVISSCKGTHSDVALFFVHGVGGSLDIWGSQLDFFSRLGYEVIAPDLAGHGASTAPQIAAAYTFYALAEDMRAIFKRYARKRNILIGHSYGVSFCTFLAHEYPDLVHKVVMINGGGPTALEPSLCSIFQLPSCVLHCLSPCLAWSFLKAGFAHQGAKEKQLLKQGNAFNVSPFVLRAMMSGQYWPEGDEVYHAELTVPILLVHGMCDKFVPVDEDQRMAEILLFAFLKVIEEGSHMVMMECPDTVNTLLHEFFLWEPDASRKERAKTDAADKSVTFTDTLHTLRINKSTDK, encoded by the exons ATGGTCATTTGGTCAGCGGTCATTTGGTTGACTTCTAAACACCTTCAAAAATCTGAGCAGCAG gaaGTCACCATGCTAACCACAATAACCGAAGGAATACTTTGCTGCCTAACCGGGAAGGCCGCTCAACTAGTTTTACCCTTAGAGTCGACGGAGCCCTCGGACGGGTTCGAGTTCGTGGAGGTGAAACCCGGACGGGTACTGCGAGTGCGCCACATCGTCCCAGAGCGCCAGCTTGTTGTCAACGACCGGACTGACACTGATGGCCACGGGCCTAAAAATGACAGCAGTGGCGTCCACTGCAAGAGAAAGATCACAGTCTATCGCAACGGCCAGCTGGTGATCGAGAATCTCGGTGACGTTTTGCACTCGGAGATCCTCCAGTGTCAGGATGGTGATCTGGAACCGTGCAGTACTGTAGAGGTGGAGCTGGCAGACTACAAAGAAATAGCATCTTCTCCAGACCCTAACCCAGTTCCCCCACCTGTCCTCCCAACTTCTGGTGAGCAGAAACCAGCTCCACCTCCTCGCCGCCGACGCCGGAAGCCCAAACGCACCGTGCTGATCGACTCCAATCGGGTGATCTCGAGCTGCAAGGGCACGCACTCGGACGTAGCGCTGTTCTTTGTGCATGGTGTCGGTGGCTCGTTGGACATATGGGGTAGCCAGCTGGACTTCTTCTCTCGGCTGGGCTATGAGGTCATCGCGCCGGACTTGGCGGGTCACGGAGCGAGCACTGCGCCACAGATTGCGGCGGCGTACACTTTTTACGCCCTGGCGGAGGACATGCGTGCCATTTTCAAGAGATACGCTCGGAAACGCAACATTCTCATTGGCCACTCTTACGG AGTGTCATTTTGCACATTCTTGGCCCACGAATATCCTGACCTGGTCCACAAGGTGGTCATGATCAACGGAGGAGGTCCCACAGCATTGGAGCCCAGCCTCTGTTCCATCTTCCAACTTCCATCGTGTGTCCTCcactgtctgtctccttgtctcGCGTGGAGTTTCCTCAA AGCTGGATTTGCCCATCAGGGTGCCAAAGAAAAGCAGCTGTTGAAGCAGGGCAACGCCTTCAATGTATCTCCATTTGTGCTGCGTGCTATGATGAGTGGGCAGTACTGGCCTGAGGGCGATGAGGTCTACCATGCTGAGCTCACAGTACCCATTCTCCTGGTTCATGGCATGTGTGACAAATTTGTGCCCGTGGATGAGGACCAGCGCATGGCTGAG ATCCTCTTATTTGCCTTTCTAAAAGTCATCGAGGAAGGAAGTCACATGGTGATGATGGAGTGTCCCGACACTGTCAACACCCTCCTTCACGAGTTCTTTCTGTGGGAGCCCGACGCGTCGCGAAAAGAGCGCGCCAAGACAGACGCCGCCGATAAGTCCGTCACATTCACCGATACTCTCCACACGCTGAGAATCAACAAGTCCACGGACAAATAA
- the LOC144085590 gene encoding protein ABHD8-like isoform X2, translating to MLTTITEGILCCLTGKAAQLVLPLESTEPSDGFEFVEVKPGRVLRVRHIVPERQLVVNDRTDTDGHGPKNDSSGVHCKRKITVYRNGQLVIENLGDVLHSEILQCQDGDLEPCSTVEVELADYKEIASSPDPNPVPPPVLPTSGEQKPAPPPRRRRRKPKRTVLIDSNRVISSCKGTHSDVALFFVHGVGGSLDIWGSQLDFFSRLGYEVIAPDLAGHGASTAPQIAAAYTFYALAEDMRAIFKRYARKRNILIGHSYGVSFCTFLAHEYPDLVHKVVMINGGGPTALEPSLCSIFQLPSCVLHCLSPCLAWSFLKAGFAHQGAKEKQLLKQGNAFNVSPFVLRAMMSGQYWPEGDEVYHAELTVPILLVHGMCDKFVPVDEDQRMAEILLFAFLKVIEEGSHMVMMECPDTVNTLLHEFFLWEPDASRKERAKTDAADKSVTFTDTLHTLRINKSTDK from the exons ATGCTAACCACAATAACCGAAGGAATACTTTGCTGCCTAACCGGGAAGGCCGCTCAACTAGTTTTACCCTTAGAGTCGACGGAGCCCTCGGACGGGTTCGAGTTCGTGGAGGTGAAACCCGGACGGGTACTGCGAGTGCGCCACATCGTCCCAGAGCGCCAGCTTGTTGTCAACGACCGGACTGACACTGATGGCCACGGGCCTAAAAATGACAGCAGTGGCGTCCACTGCAAGAGAAAGATCACAGTCTATCGCAACGGCCAGCTGGTGATCGAGAATCTCGGTGACGTTTTGCACTCGGAGATCCTCCAGTGTCAGGATGGTGATCTGGAACCGTGCAGTACTGTAGAGGTGGAGCTGGCAGACTACAAAGAAATAGCATCTTCTCCAGACCCTAACCCAGTTCCCCCACCTGTCCTCCCAACTTCTGGTGAGCAGAAACCAGCTCCACCTCCTCGCCGCCGACGCCGGAAGCCCAAACGCACCGTGCTGATCGACTCCAATCGGGTGATCTCGAGCTGCAAGGGCACGCACTCGGACGTAGCGCTGTTCTTTGTGCATGGTGTCGGTGGCTCGTTGGACATATGGGGTAGCCAGCTGGACTTCTTCTCTCGGCTGGGCTATGAGGTCATCGCGCCGGACTTGGCGGGTCACGGAGCGAGCACTGCGCCACAGATTGCGGCGGCGTACACTTTTTACGCCCTGGCGGAGGACATGCGTGCCATTTTCAAGAGATACGCTCGGAAACGCAACATTCTCATTGGCCACTCTTACGG AGTGTCATTTTGCACATTCTTGGCCCACGAATATCCTGACCTGGTCCACAAGGTGGTCATGATCAACGGAGGAGGTCCCACAGCATTGGAGCCCAGCCTCTGTTCCATCTTCCAACTTCCATCGTGTGTCCTCcactgtctgtctccttgtctcGCGTGGAGTTTCCTCAA AGCTGGATTTGCCCATCAGGGTGCCAAAGAAAAGCAGCTGTTGAAGCAGGGCAACGCCTTCAATGTATCTCCATTTGTGCTGCGTGCTATGATGAGTGGGCAGTACTGGCCTGAGGGCGATGAGGTCTACCATGCTGAGCTCACAGTACCCATTCTCCTGGTTCATGGCATGTGTGACAAATTTGTGCCCGTGGATGAGGACCAGCGCATGGCTGAG ATCCTCTTATTTGCCTTTCTAAAAGTCATCGAGGAAGGAAGTCACATGGTGATGATGGAGTGTCCCGACACTGTCAACACCCTCCTTCACGAGTTCTTTCTGTGGGAGCCCGACGCGTCGCGAAAAGAGCGCGCCAAGACAGACGCCGCCGATAAGTCCGTCACATTCACCGATACTCTCCACACGCTGAGAATCAACAAGTCCACGGACAAATAA